In Rhizobium indicum, the following proteins share a genomic window:
- a CDS encoding carbohydrate ABC transporter permease yields MERLNHNLAAKPASERLGYLAFVLTACVFAVFFVMPIVWSFANSFKPAAAALADPAALFSKAFSLENYRRLEHVGAGWYVYAGNSVLIAAGTVILTVLVSVPAGYGFSKFRFPGQSLLFVLIMATMMIPFQSILTPLFLILKVFRLQNNLFGLVLIYVTFQLPFSVFMMRNAFDAVPKALIEAARIDGASQATILRRIMLPIALPGVATVAMFAFLNSWNEFLAALIFLSDQNKFTLPIMLVNVSSGIYGIIDWGALQAGIAVTMVPCILLFLLLQRYYVRGLTAGAVK; encoded by the coding sequence ATGGAGCGGCTCAACCATAATCTCGCAGCGAAGCCGGCGAGCGAGCGGCTCGGTTATCTCGCCTTCGTTCTGACGGCATGCGTCTTTGCCGTCTTCTTCGTGATGCCCATCGTCTGGTCCTTCGCCAATTCCTTCAAGCCCGCGGCCGCAGCACTTGCCGATCCGGCAGCACTTTTCTCGAAAGCCTTCTCGCTTGAAAATTACCGCCGCCTCGAACATGTCGGTGCAGGCTGGTACGTCTATGCCGGCAATTCGGTGCTGATCGCTGCCGGAACGGTGATCCTGACGGTGCTCGTCTCGGTGCCGGCGGGATACGGCTTTTCGAAATTCCGTTTTCCCGGTCAGTCGCTGCTCTTCGTGCTGATCATGGCGACGATGATGATCCCGTTCCAGTCGATCCTAACGCCGCTTTTCCTGATCCTGAAAGTCTTCCGGCTGCAAAACAATCTTTTCGGCCTGGTGCTGATCTACGTGACCTTCCAGCTTCCTTTTTCCGTTTTCATGATGCGCAACGCCTTCGATGCGGTGCCGAAGGCGCTGATCGAAGCGGCCCGGATAGACGGTGCGTCGCAGGCGACGATCCTGCGCCGGATCATGCTGCCGATCGCGCTTCCCGGTGTTGCCACCGTTGCGATGTTCGCCTTCCTGAATTCCTGGAACGAATTCCTCGCCGCCCTCATTTTCCTGTCCGACCAGAACAAGTTCACGCTGCCGATCATGCTGGTGAACGTTTCGTCGGGCATCTATGGCATCATCGACTGGGGTGCGCTGCAGGCCGGCATAGCCGTGACCATGGTCCCCTGCATCCTGCTTTTCCTTCTCTTGCAACGATATTACGTGCGCGGCCTGACGGCCGGCGCCGTGAAGTAA
- a CDS encoding LacI family DNA-binding transcriptional regulator, with amino-acid sequence MSIEEKQKPQRNDRVTIRTVATHAGVSVAAVSKVMRNAYGVSDALRARVTDAIDALAYRPSRAARGLRGRSFTIGVLLIDIRNPFLPEVIAGVNGVLAPSHYQAMIGVSDARVQLETSLIESMIDYKMDGLVLVAPRLPSEILAKFAVQIPIVAVGYHDASATAFDTVNADDQRGAEIAVEALLACGYRDIEMLSLGERQGHAVSVVRQREIGFRRAMQRGGLGSSPAIGKIPIASPKREEAMRKFLSRKDRPRAVFCWSDLDAITLLSLAMEMGVRVPEDLAVIGYDNSPTAALGLVNLASIDQSGRELGQVATRALISRIEGRASAEHIFQIPSLVSRDSLIRSGNGTDR; translated from the coding sequence GTGACGATCCGGACCGTGGCAACTCACGCAGGCGTATCGGTCGCAGCGGTTTCCAAGGTGATGCGAAATGCCTATGGCGTCAGTGATGCGCTGCGCGCAAGGGTGACGGATGCCATCGACGCACTCGCATATCGCCCCTCGCGGGCAGCTAGAGGGCTGCGTGGCCGGAGTTTCACCATCGGTGTGCTCCTGATCGATATCCGCAATCCTTTCCTTCCGGAGGTGATTGCCGGCGTAAACGGGGTACTGGCGCCCTCGCACTATCAGGCGATGATCGGCGTCAGCGATGCGCGCGTGCAACTGGAGACGTCGTTGATCGAGTCGATGATCGACTACAAGATGGACGGCCTTGTCCTCGTTGCGCCGCGCTTGCCTTCGGAGATCCTCGCAAAGTTCGCAGTCCAGATACCGATCGTCGCGGTCGGCTACCACGATGCCAGCGCTACGGCCTTCGATACCGTCAACGCAGATGATCAGCGCGGCGCCGAGATCGCCGTCGAAGCGCTTCTTGCCTGCGGCTATCGCGATATCGAAATGCTCAGCCTTGGCGAGCGCCAGGGGCACGCGGTCTCCGTCGTCCGCCAGCGTGAGATCGGGTTTCGCCGGGCGATGCAGCGCGGCGGGCTCGGCTCCTCGCCAGCGATCGGCAAAATTCCGATAGCCTCGCCAAAGCGGGAGGAGGCGATGCGAAAATTCCTATCGAGGAAGGACAGGCCGCGCGCCGTATTCTGCTGGAGCGATCTCGACGCGATCACCCTTCTCAGCCTGGCTATGGAGATGGGCGTGCGCGTCCCCGAAGATCTCGCCGTCATCGGATACGACAATTCGCCGACCGCAGCACTCGGCCTCGTCAATCTCGCAAGCATCGATCAGTCGGGCAGGGAACTCGGTCAGGTCGCAACCCGGGCCCTCATTTCCAGAATAGAAGGCCGCGCCAGCGCCGAGCATATTTTCCAGATACCGTCGCTGGTCAGCCGCGACAGCCTGATCCGTTCCGGCAATGGCACGGACAGATAA
- a CDS encoding glycoside hydrolase family 127 protein, which produces MTSSPRFQPARAAGRQRYRPADHSSVVFHGGFWQSWTETVRNVTIPMQHKRLEEEGFLEVLDFDKPAGPLVRPIQPSGLSMQHFFDSDFGKWIEAASYTLKAHPNAVLETKIDAIVEKLEKGQMADGYLNSWFIRREPDRRWTNLRDLHEMYSMGHLLEGAVAYYEATGKRRFLDVMIRAVDHIIETFGAEPGKLRGYDAHEEIELALVRLYRVTRDPRHLKLATYFVDERGRMPSYYDEEARKRGESPDDYVYKTYAYSQAHMPVRDQHQVVGHAVRAMYLFSAMADLSHENDDPTLKEACDRLFDNLVSRQLYVTGGLGPSASNEGFTREFDLPNETAYAETCAAVALGFWSHRMAQVDLDSKFTDRLETVLYNGALSGISRDGEHYFYENVLESHGQHRRWKWHYCPCCPTNIARFITSLGQYFYSTDDHELAVHLYGTNSAELTVGDSFVRLIQETQYPWDGDISLRFAVERPSRFQLRLRIPGWCRQAQISVNGAAVDLDQCVTKGYAAISREWRNGDEVRIGFSMPVERIYAHPAVSEDGGRVALRRGPVVYCIEETDFGGEPQRLRLPASEEISARYDAALLGGATVLEGTALETDISDWQNALYRTARPSLKERPFTAIPYHLWANREPGAMAIWLQEI; this is translated from the coding sequence ATGACCAGCTCACCTCGTTTTCAACCGGCACGCGCTGCGGGACGGCAGCGATACAGGCCCGCCGACCATTCCAGTGTCGTCTTCCATGGCGGTTTCTGGCAGAGCTGGACGGAGACGGTCCGCAACGTCACCATCCCGATGCAGCACAAGCGGTTGGAAGAAGAGGGCTTCCTCGAGGTGCTCGATTTTGACAAGCCGGCCGGGCCGCTGGTGCGCCCGATCCAGCCGAGCGGACTGTCGATGCAGCATTTCTTCGATTCCGATTTCGGCAAATGGATCGAGGCCGCAAGTTACACGCTGAAGGCTCACCCGAATGCGGTGCTCGAAACGAAGATCGATGCTATCGTCGAAAAGCTCGAAAAAGGGCAGATGGCGGATGGCTACCTCAACAGCTGGTTCATTCGCCGCGAGCCGGACAGGCGCTGGACCAACCTGCGCGACCTGCACGAGATGTATTCGATGGGCCACCTGCTGGAAGGGGCTGTCGCCTACTACGAGGCGACGGGAAAGCGTCGCTTCCTCGATGTAATGATCCGCGCCGTCGACCATATCATCGAAACCTTCGGCGCGGAGCCCGGAAAGCTCAGAGGTTATGACGCCCATGAGGAAATCGAGCTGGCGCTGGTCAGGCTCTATCGCGTGACGCGCGATCCGCGGCATCTGAAGCTTGCGACCTACTTCGTCGACGAACGTGGCCGGATGCCCTCATATTACGACGAGGAGGCCCGTAAGCGCGGCGAGAGCCCTGATGATTACGTCTACAAGACATATGCCTATAGCCAGGCCCATATGCCGGTGCGCGACCAGCACCAGGTCGTCGGCCATGCGGTTCGCGCCATGTACCTGTTTTCTGCGATGGCGGATCTCTCCCATGAAAACGACGACCCGACATTGAAGGAAGCCTGCGACCGGCTTTTCGACAATCTGGTCAGCCGCCAGCTCTACGTGACCGGCGGCCTTGGCCCGTCGGCATCCAATGAAGGGTTCACCCGGGAATTCGACCTGCCGAACGAGACGGCCTATGCTGAGACATGCGCAGCCGTCGCGCTCGGCTTCTGGAGCCATCGCATGGCGCAGGTCGATCTCGACAGCAAGTTCACCGACAGACTGGAAACGGTGCTCTACAACGGCGCGCTTTCCGGCATCTCGCGCGACGGCGAGCATTATTTCTATGAGAACGTCCTTGAAAGCCACGGGCAGCACCGCCGGTGGAAATGGCACTATTGCCCCTGCTGCCCGACCAACATTGCCCGTTTCATTACGTCGCTCGGCCAATATTTCTATTCGACTGATGATCATGAGCTCGCCGTCCATCTCTACGGCACCAATTCCGCCGAGCTGACAGTCGGCGACAGCTTCGTGCGCCTGATCCAGGAGACGCAATATCCCTGGGATGGCGACATCAGCCTGCGGTTCGCCGTCGAGCGGCCAAGCCGGTTTCAGCTTCGTCTTCGCATCCCCGGATGGTGCAGGCAGGCGCAGATCTCGGTCAACGGCGCTGCCGTCGATCTCGATCAATGCGTGACGAAGGGATATGCGGCAATATCAAGGGAATGGCGCAATGGTGACGAGGTCCGCATCGGCTTCTCGATGCCGGTCGAGCGCATCTACGCGCATCCTGCCGTCTCCGAAGACGGCGGACGCGTCGCGCTGCGGCGCGGGCCTGTCGTCTATTGCATCGAGGAGACGGACTTCGGCGGCGAGCCGCAGCGGCTCCGCCTGCCGGCATCTGAGGAAATTTCTGCCCGTTACGATGCCGCGCTTCTCGGCGGAGCGACCGTCCTCGAAGGCACTGCGCTCGAAACCGATATATCCGATTGGCAGAATGCGCTCTATCGCACCGCGCGCCCCTCGCTGAAGGAGCGGCCTTTCACGGCGATCCCCTATCACCTCTGGGCCAATCGCGAGCCCGGAGCGATGGCGATCTGGTTGCAGGAGATCTAG
- a CDS encoding dihydrodipicolinate synthase family protein, whose product MTTGWKGVFPAVTTQFNDDLSVDLPSTQRVQDALVNDGVNGLIVMGTCGENNSLDPEEKRTILKAAVEVVNGRVPVVTGVSEFDTRRAVAYARDAEKLGADGLMLLPAMVYVPKPEELIAHFRTVAEATSLPIMLYNNPPAYRVNIGADVLKVLADVPNIKAVKESAPDPRRFTDLINEFGDRFDIFAGLDDVALEGLMLGAKGWVSGLTSAFPEESVQLVAAAERGDWEEARKIYRWFMPLLHLDAEHDLVQSIKLAEQIMGRGSERVRMPRLPLSGARRAEVTAMVEKAAATRPSKIRQAA is encoded by the coding sequence ATGACCACAGGATGGAAGGGCGTATTTCCCGCCGTAACGACACAGTTCAACGATGATCTTTCCGTTGATTTGCCCTCGACCCAGCGCGTCCAGGACGCGCTTGTAAACGATGGCGTCAACGGACTGATCGTCATGGGCACATGCGGCGAGAACAATTCGCTGGACCCCGAGGAGAAGCGCACGATCTTGAAAGCTGCCGTCGAGGTCGTTAACGGCCGCGTTCCGGTGGTGACGGGCGTGTCCGAATTCGACACGCGCCGTGCCGTCGCCTATGCTCGCGACGCCGAAAAGCTCGGCGCCGACGGCCTGATGCTGCTGCCGGCCATGGTTTATGTACCGAAGCCCGAAGAGCTGATCGCGCATTTCCGCACCGTCGCCGAAGCGACCTCGCTACCGATCATGCTCTACAACAATCCGCCGGCCTACCGCGTCAACATCGGCGCCGACGTGCTGAAGGTGCTTGCCGACGTGCCGAACATCAAGGCGGTCAAGGAAAGTGCGCCGGATCCACGCCGCTTCACCGATCTCATCAATGAATTCGGCGATCGTTTCGATATCTTCGCCGGTCTCGACGACGTCGCGCTCGAAGGCCTGATGCTCGGTGCCAAGGGCTGGGTCTCGGGCTTGACCAGCGCCTTCCCGGAGGAATCCGTGCAGCTCGTTGCCGCCGCCGAACGCGGCGACTGGGAAGAGGCCCGCAAGATCTATCGCTGGTTCATGCCGCTTCTGCACCTCGATGCCGAACACGACCTCGTGCAGTCGATCAAGCTTGCCGAGCAGATCATGGGCCGCGGCTCCGAGCGCGTTCGCATGCCGCGCCTGCCGCTTTCGGGCGCCCGCCGCGCCGAGGTCACCGCGATGGTCGAAAAGGCCGCCGCCACGCGTCCCTCGAAGATCCGCCAGGCCGCCTGA
- a CDS encoding ABC transporter substrate-binding protein: MLRLKTTITALALLASSSLASAEEITLWVRTSSGAVLQGLADKYNASHSDKVNVTQITAEQMVPKLGAAIAGSAAPDGAVLDLIYLPTFAAADGLEDISDFVKGLPYSAAMSPSHIRLATYDGKIYGVPALPDASIIAYNTDLFTKAGLDPNKAPASMEEIAADAKKIAALGNETYGFYFVANSGSWLIYDFLPHLWAANADVLSDDGRSATVDTPALRETIAAYRDMWKAGAIHPTSRSGNGNNAVEAFASGKVGILMTGSYIVNLLTSKYPDVKFAVAPIPGPKGGESSFAGGDTLSLIKGISEEKKKVALDFVNFYMQPEQQVYITQESGMPSRTDLAAEAYAKFDQRNLVAYNILAKARTPYTFSSDELFVSRTGPFLNLIQGTIFGDDVDATIAKTQGDFTRILERTNPN, encoded by the coding sequence ATGCTTCGACTGAAAACGACGATCACCGCTCTCGCGCTGTTGGCAAGCTCTTCTCTCGCCAGCGCCGAAGAAATCACCCTATGGGTGCGCACGTCGTCCGGCGCCGTCCTTCAGGGCCTGGCCGACAAATACAACGCCTCGCACTCCGACAAGGTCAATGTCACCCAGATCACGGCGGAGCAGATGGTGCCGAAGCTGGGCGCGGCGATTGCCGGCAGCGCGGCTCCTGATGGCGCCGTGCTCGACCTGATCTATCTCCCGACCTTTGCCGCCGCGGACGGTCTCGAGGATATCTCCGACTTCGTGAAGGGCTTACCTTATTCCGCGGCGATGAGCCCGTCTCACATCCGCCTTGCCACCTATGACGGCAAGATCTATGGCGTGCCGGCCCTGCCGGATGCCTCGATCATCGCTTATAACACCGATCTCTTCACCAAGGCCGGCCTCGACCCCAACAAGGCGCCGGCGTCGATGGAGGAGATTGCCGCCGACGCGAAGAAGATCGCCGCGCTCGGCAACGAGACCTATGGCTTCTATTTCGTGGCTAATTCGGGAAGCTGGCTGATCTACGATTTCCTGCCGCATCTCTGGGCCGCCAATGCCGATGTGCTGAGCGATGACGGCCGCAGCGCCACGGTCGATACGCCGGCGCTGCGTGAGACCATCGCAGCCTATCGCGATATGTGGAAGGCCGGTGCGATCCATCCGACCTCGCGTTCCGGCAACGGCAACAATGCCGTCGAGGCCTTCGCCTCGGGCAAGGTCGGCATCCTGATGACCGGCTCCTACATCGTCAATCTGCTGACCAGCAAATATCCCGACGTGAAATTCGCCGTCGCACCGATCCCGGGGCCGAAGGGCGGTGAATCGAGCTTTGCCGGCGGCGATACGCTTTCCCTGATCAAGGGTATCAGCGAAGAGAAGAAGAAAGTCGCGCTCGACTTCGTCAATTTCTACATGCAGCCCGAGCAGCAGGTCTACATCACCCAGGAATCGGGGATGCCGTCGCGCACCGACCTCGCAGCGGAAGCCTATGCGAAGTTCGACCAGCGCAATCTCGTCGCCTACAATATCCTCGCCAAGGCGCGCACGCCCTACACATTTTCGTCCGACGAACTCTTCGTCAGCCGCACCGGACCCTTCCTCAATCTGATTCAGGGCACGATCTTCGGTGACGATGTCGACGCAACGATCGCCAAGACGCAGGGCGACTTCACCCGTATCCTCGAACGCACCAATCCGAACTAA
- a CDS encoding ABC transporter ATP-binding protein encodes MARLELKSIVKSYGIYEAVRGISLDIEDNEFVVFVGPSGCGKSTTLRMIAGLEHITGGEIVIGDQVVNRLGPGKRDIAMVFQNYALYPHMTVRENISFCLEQQKLAKSEIDARIIRAAETLHISELLGRRPGQLSGGQRQRVAMGRAIVRNPKVFLFDEPLSNLDAKLRVQMRTEIKRLHQLLPTTTVYVTHDQVEAMTMADRVVVMNGGIIEQAGPPQALYHRPVSQFVAGFIGSPSMNFLSATLLSGDKGLVVKLTDGSELPVPEARAGDYASHAGKSVVFGIRPESITDRQARPGYADIEAKIDLVEPLGPETMVYFGIGEASLCACIDPESGPRPMSTMPLSFNMNQMHLFDPASGRSLALA; translated from the coding sequence ATGGCACGGCTGGAACTCAAGAGCATCGTCAAATCCTATGGCATCTACGAGGCCGTGCGCGGCATCAGCCTTGACATCGAAGACAATGAATTCGTCGTTTTCGTAGGCCCGTCAGGATGCGGAAAATCGACGACATTGCGCATGATCGCCGGTCTCGAACACATTACCGGCGGTGAGATCGTGATCGGCGACCAGGTCGTCAACCGGCTTGGCCCGGGCAAACGCGATATCGCCATGGTCTTTCAGAACTACGCGCTCTATCCGCACATGACGGTGCGGGAGAATATTTCGTTCTGCCTGGAGCAGCAGAAGCTCGCCAAGAGCGAGATTGACGCCCGTATCATCAGGGCAGCCGAAACCTTACATATCAGCGAGCTGCTCGGCCGGCGTCCGGGCCAGCTTTCGGGCGGTCAGCGCCAGCGCGTCGCGATGGGGCGCGCCATTGTGCGAAACCCGAAAGTCTTTCTCTTCGACGAGCCGTTGTCCAACCTCGATGCCAAGCTTCGCGTGCAGATGCGCACGGAGATCAAGCGGCTGCACCAGCTGTTGCCGACGACGACCGTCTACGTCACGCACGACCAAGTCGAGGCGATGACCATGGCGGATCGTGTCGTGGTGATGAATGGTGGCATCATCGAACAGGCGGGACCGCCGCAGGCGCTCTATCATCGGCCGGTCAGCCAGTTCGTCGCCGGATTCATCGGCTCACCGTCGATGAACTTCCTGTCCGCGACGCTGCTATCAGGAGACAAGGGTCTCGTCGTCAAACTAACTGACGGTAGCGAGCTTCCAGTGCCGGAGGCGCGCGCCGGCGACTATGCCAGCCATGCCGGCAAATCAGTCGTGTTCGGGATCAGGCCGGAATCGATCACCGACCGCCAGGCCCGTCCTGGTTATGCCGACATCGAAGCGAAGATCGATCTGGTGGAACCACTCGGGCCGGAGACCATGGTTTATTTCGGCATCGGCGAGGCAAGCCTTTGCGCCTGCATCGATCCCGAGAGCGGACCCAGGCCGATGTCGACGATGCCGCTCTCGTTCAACATGAACCAGATGCATCTGTTCGATCCGGCGAGCGGCCGGTCGCTGGCGCTCGCCTGA
- a CDS encoding LacI family DNA-binding transcriptional regulator, with translation MKNTGDRRRTIYDVAKAAGVSISTASNALNDTGRTNAETRERVRRVAEEIGFRPNALARGLLSKRSHAIGMLTNDTYGRLTLPMAAGVSEVLVDHGVSVFLCATNNDPRLAQLHLEALLDRQVDGIIFTATRLDLTPPVQLSRLPIPVVYVFAEGPADSVTFFPDDEQGARLAVDHLKELGRSRILHITGPRDYLAARIRAQSYLDACGDGAEAMFGDWSEEWGHEAVQTVFARPGAKPDAIFCGSDEIARGVIDALRDLNVEIPTDVAVVGFDNWEVVARQTRPPLTTIDMELKELGHRAGLAILSLSKGEPVPAGITRLPCRLVVRQSCGSPLRSD, from the coding sequence TTGAAGAATACGGGCGATCGAAGACGGACGATTTATGACGTGGCGAAGGCTGCAGGCGTCAGCATTTCGACGGCGTCGAACGCACTGAACGACACCGGCCGGACGAATGCCGAAACACGCGAGCGGGTCCGGCGCGTGGCGGAGGAGATCGGATTTCGGCCCAATGCACTCGCCCGTGGGTTGCTAAGCAAGCGAAGCCATGCGATCGGCATGCTGACGAACGACACCTATGGCAGACTGACGCTGCCGATGGCGGCCGGGGTATCGGAGGTGCTGGTCGATCACGGCGTTTCCGTCTTCCTCTGTGCCACGAACAATGATCCAAGGCTCGCCCAGCTTCATCTGGAGGCGCTTCTTGACCGGCAGGTCGACGGCATCATATTCACCGCGACCCGCCTCGATCTCACGCCGCCGGTCCAGCTGTCTCGCTTGCCGATACCCGTCGTCTACGTCTTTGCCGAGGGACCGGCCGACAGCGTCACTTTCTTTCCGGATGACGAACAGGGCGCCCGCCTCGCCGTCGATCACCTGAAAGAGCTCGGTCGATCGCGGATCCTCCACATCACCGGGCCGCGGGATTATCTGGCCGCTCGCATCCGTGCCCAATCCTATCTCGACGCCTGCGGCGACGGTGCCGAAGCGATGTTCGGCGACTGGTCGGAGGAATGGGGTCACGAAGCAGTTCAGACGGTGTTTGCCCGGCCCGGCGCAAAGCCCGACGCCATCTTCTGCGGCAGCGACGAGATCGCCCGCGGGGTCATCGACGCGCTACGCGACCTTAATGTGGAGATTCCCACGGATGTCGCCGTGGTCGGCTTCGACAATTGGGAGGTCGTCGCACGGCAAACGCGCCCGCCGCTGACCACCATCGACATGGAGTTGAAGGAACTGGGCCATCGCGCCGGCCTGGCAATCCTCAGCCTCTCCAAGGGTGAACCGGTACCTGCCGGCATCACCAGATTGCCGTGTCGCCTGGTCGTGCGGCAGTCGTGCGGCAGCCCCCTTCGATCCGACTGA
- a CDS encoding GntR family transcriptional regulator: MRNDAENVRVRGSGTQSVYVTLRQEILSMALEPGSPLDEVRLSERFRMSRTPIREALLRLAADGLVTTLPNRNTIVATIDFASLPTYFEALTLMYRVTTRGAAQRRNGEIMKTVRRHQKDFADAVAARDAYAMIEANREFHVAIAELAGNSYYTAFFARLLDEGRRILRLYYSTFDDRLPRQYVDEHEEIITAIEAGDVERADRLAIAHAGQIVRQIQEYIARDLDRPVAISMS; this comes from the coding sequence ATGCGGAACGACGCGGAAAATGTGCGGGTGCGCGGCTCTGGCACGCAGAGCGTCTATGTGACGCTCAGGCAGGAAATCCTGTCGATGGCGCTGGAACCCGGCAGTCCGCTCGACGAAGTGCGGCTGTCGGAGCGTTTCCGGATGTCGCGGACTCCCATTCGAGAGGCGCTGTTGCGGCTCGCCGCCGACGGGCTGGTCACGACGCTGCCGAACAGGAATACGATCGTCGCGACCATCGATTTCGCAAGCCTGCCCACCTATTTCGAAGCGCTGACGCTGATGTACCGGGTGACGACCCGCGGCGCGGCGCAACGGCGCAACGGCGAGATCATGAAGACCGTCCGCCGGCATCAGAAGGACTTCGCCGATGCCGTTGCCGCGCGCGATGCTTATGCGATGATCGAGGCGAACCGCGAATTTCACGTCGCGATCGCCGAACTTGCGGGCAATTCCTATTACACGGCCTTCTTCGCCAGGCTGCTCGACGAGGGCCGCCGGATCCTGCGCCTTTACTACTCGACATTCGACGACCGTCTGCCGCGCCAGTATGTCGACGAACACGAGGAGATCATCACCGCGATCGAGGCCGGTGACGTCGAGCGGGCCGACCGCCTGGCGATCGCCCACGCCGGGCAGATCGTTCGCCAGATCCAGGAATATATCGCCCGCGATCTGGACCGGCCGGTGGCGATCAGCATGTCCTGA
- a CDS encoding carbohydrate ABC transporter permease, producing the protein MISSTLRSRRRAVATGEPEPKGWLGLAFILPGLLFIVVLFLVPLVMTVWMSFYNWPLLGRTKFIGLSNYAELIGDTQLWHSLGFTLLYTVLVTAAIFLVAFPLALLVDRPLRIAGFFRTIYFMPVVIGFGAASTLWMWLLNPDSGVFAQLLRGAGIIDSAPRPLESFWPALGVVILMVVWKTAGFTMIILLTGLQSISNDVIEAARIDGASVWSRFRRITLPLMRNSVVLALVLNVTSSMLAFDQFFIITQGGPENSTISAVFSIYLASFSSYRLGYGSAISFALLVVLVAISAIQFVLLRQRPEEG; encoded by the coding sequence GTGATATCCTCGACACTTCGCAGCCGGAGGCGCGCAGTCGCGACCGGAGAACCGGAGCCAAAGGGTTGGCTTGGCCTTGCCTTCATCCTGCCGGGCTTGCTGTTCATCGTCGTGCTTTTCCTCGTGCCGCTTGTCATGACGGTCTGGATGAGTTTCTACAATTGGCCGCTTCTAGGCCGGACCAAATTCATCGGCCTGTCCAACTATGCCGAGCTGATCGGCGATACCCAGCTCTGGCATTCCCTGGGCTTCACGCTGCTCTACACGGTGCTGGTCACGGCTGCGATCTTCCTGGTGGCCTTTCCTCTGGCGCTGCTCGTCGACCGGCCGCTGCGCATCGCCGGCTTTTTCCGCACGATCTATTTCATGCCTGTTGTCATCGGCTTCGGGGCGGCCTCGACATTGTGGATGTGGCTGCTCAATCCCGATAGCGGCGTCTTTGCGCAGTTGCTGCGCGGAGCAGGCATCATCGACAGCGCCCCGAGGCCGCTCGAAAGTTTCTGGCCGGCACTCGGCGTCGTCATCCTGATGGTCGTCTGGAAGACAGCAGGCTTCACGATGATCATCCTTCTGACCGGCTTGCAGAGCATATCCAACGACGTCATCGAAGCCGCCAGGATCGACGGCGCCAGCGTCTGGAGCCGGTTTCGGCGCATCACGCTGCCCTTGATGAGGAACTCGGTCGTGCTGGCGCTCGTCCTCAACGTCACCTCGTCGATGCTGGCCTTCGACCAGTTCTTCATCATCACCCAGGGCGGCCCTGAGAACAGCACGATCTCCGCGGTGTTCTCGATCTATCTCGCCTCGTTCTCATCCTACCGTCTCGGTTATGGCTCGGCGATCTCCTTTGCCCTGCTCGTCGTCCTGGTGGCGATCAGCGCGATCCAGTTCGTCCTGCTGCGCCAGCGGCCGGAGGAGGGTTGA